A portion of the Schistocerca americana isolate TAMUIC-IGC-003095 chromosome 10, iqSchAmer2.1, whole genome shotgun sequence genome contains these proteins:
- the LOC124552552 gene encoding epidermal growth factor-like protein 6 isoform X2, with product MSPLVVYVVAITAACLVAQPAAGGTVDCNDSHGQLRQPPPTKDLLKWKPWCPSGCPQGGCVRYNTCNCGRGYKDERTDFEVRSKAPIRCKPVCTNGCINADCVAPDMCRCWPGYGMMTGISNKCFWGVMGGGD from the exons ATGTCACCGCTGGTAGTCTACGTCGTCGCCATCACTGCTGCCTGCTTAGTAGCTCAGCCCGCCGCCGGGGGCACGGTTGACTGCAACGATTCACACGG GCAGCTGAGGCAGCCGCCGCCAACGAAAGACCTGCTCAAGTGGAAGCCCTGGTGCCCCTCTGGTTGTCCACAAGGAGGGTGCGTTCGCTACAACACGTGCAACTGCGGCCGCGGTTACAA GGACGAGAGGACGGACTTTGAGGTGAGGTCCAAGGCCCCCATCCGCTGCAAGCCGGTGTGCACCAACGGCTGCATCAACGCCGACTGCGTGGCTCCGGACATGTGTCGCTGCTGGCCGGGGTACGGCATGATGACGGGCATCAGCAACAAGTGCTTCTGGGGTGTGATGGGCGGCGGGGACTGA